The DNA sequence TGGCCTCACCGACCGGGCGACGGGCGTGGTCGGGGACTTCTTCGCCCCGCTGCCGGCCGGCGCGGACGTCTACGTGGTGTCCCGCGCGCTGACCGACTGGAGCGACGACCACGCGACGGCGATCCTGCGCCGGTGCGCGGAGGCGGCCGGCGCCACCGGTCGGGTGCTGGTCATCGAGGTGCTCCCGACCGTGCCGCACGTGCCGCACCTGTCCCCGTACGACCTGCGGATGCTGGTGCTGGTGGGCGGTCGCGAGCGGAGCGCGGACGAGCACGCCGCCCTGGCCGCCGCCGCGGGTCTGGCGCCCCGGCGCACCTGGGACGGCCCCGACGGGCTCACGCTGATGGAGTTCGCGGCGGCCTGACCGACCGGGCCGCCGCGTCCCTTACCCACCGGTGCGCCGGGCCCTCGACGATTTGACTGCGCATCGTCCAATTTGCCGAAGAATATCGTCATCGTATTCGCACCCACCCATGGCACGGCACATTTATCAATGGTTGTTCGTGGGAGTTCCGGCCGGTAACGTCTCGCGTGGCGACTAGCCGAGCCTTCGTGAAAGGGTCGACGCGTCATGACGGTTGCTGGCTTCACGAGATATCCGCCCTTCATCGACGACCTGGCCCGAAGCGAATCGGGACGGCTGCTGCACGCCGAACTCAGCCGGCGCTGGCCGGAGACGACCGAGCAGCCCGCCGCGATCGCCCGGTACGCGCTGCTGCCACCCGGCAAGCTGCTCCGCCCGATGATGACGCTGCACGCCGCGGAAGCGGTGGGCGGGTCACCCCGGGACGTGCTCGCCGCCGCGCTCGGCACGGAGTACCTGCACGTCGCGACGCTCGTGCACGACGACATCATCGACGCCGACACGATGCGCCGCGGCCGGCCGGCGGTCGCGGTCGCGTTCGGCATCCCGAACGCCATCGTGGCCGGCGACCACCTCATCTTCCAGGCGTTCCAGGCCATCGTGGACGGTGGCGGCGGGGTCCCGCCAGGTCACGTGGTCGCCGCGGTCGCCGCGCTGGCCGAGGCGGGGCAGGACCTGTGCCGGGGCCAGGCGATCGAGGCCCAGCTCGTCGGCGACCTGGACGCGGGCGCCCGGTGGTACCCGGAGATGATCCGCCTCAAGACCGGGTCGCTGTTCCGCGCCGTGTGCCACATCGGCGCACTGCTCGGCGGCGCGGAGCCGGACGTGGCGTCCGCGCTGGCTCGCTACGGCGAGCACCTCGGCACGGCGTTCCAGATCCGCGACGACCTGCTGTCCTACGTCGCCACTCCGGAGCAGACCGGGAAGCCGGCGACCAGTGACCTCAACAACGGCCGGCCGACCCTGCCGCTGCTGCTGGCGTACGACGCGGCCACCGACGAGGCCCGCGTCGAGCTGATGGCGGTGCTGCACCGGCGCGGCGCCGGCCCCGGCGACGTCGAGTGGGTCACCGCCCTGCTCCGCGACGTCGACGCGGTGGAGGGCGCCCGCCGGCGGATGGTGGAGCACGCCGAGCGGGCCCGGGCCGAACTGGGCGTGCTCGCCCCCTCCGCGAGCGCGGACGTGCTGGCCGGCATCGCGCGTTGGATGACGAGCGAGATGGCGTGAGGGCCGCCCGGGCGCTGCGGGCGCACGTGGAAACCTGGCGGCCCTACACGCTCTGGTACGTCGGGTTGGTGGGTCTGGGCGGCGCGGCGGTGGTCGACGGACCCCACCATCCGTGGCGGCTCCTGTCGGCCTGGGCGGCGCCCACCGCCGGTTGGCTCGGCGGCCACTACCTCGGTGACTGGTTCGACCGTGAGCTGGACGCCGGCAGCAAGCCGCACCGGCCGATCCCGTCCAGCCGGCTGGGTGCGCGTACCGCGCTGGCGTGCGGCTTCGCCTGCTTCGCCGTCCTCGCGGTCCTCGCCGTGGCCGGCGGCTGGGGCACCACGACGGCGGCGCTGCTGGCCGGCTGCGGCATCGTCGCGTACAGCCGCTGGTTCAAGGCCCGTGGGTTCGCCGGCAACCTGGTGCGCGGGGGGCTCGGCGCGGTCGCGTTGCTCTACGGCGCGCTCGCCGTCGGGCTGCCGGCGGACCCGTCCCCGGTCCTGCCCGTGCTGCTGGCGCTGACCGTCGCGTTCTGGTCGCACGACGCCATGTCCAACCTCGTCGGGGCGTTGCGGGACATCGACGGCGACCGGGCGGGGGGCTACGAGACGCTGCCGGTGCGGCACGGCGTGCCGTACGCGGTCCGGACCGTGCTGGCGCTCTCCGCCGTGACGCTTACCGCCGCCGTCACCGCCGGCCTGCTGGCCGACCGGAGCGGGCGGCCCGCCTATTTGGTGACCCTGCTCGTGGTCGGCGTGGTGGGCGTCGCCGCGCTGACGCCGTTGCTGCCGCACCGCACCGGCATGCCGGTCGTGGTGGCGTTGCGGGCCCACTCCGTCCTGGTCGTCGAGCGGGTCGTGCTGGCCTCGGCCGTGGTCGGGCTCGGTCTCGGCGTCGCGGTGCAGCTCGTGCTCGCGCTGCCGATGGTGGCGCTGACCTGGTGGGCGCAGCGCGGCATGCGCGCCCGGCACGAACTGGGGCCGGCCCCCGCCGACCTGGCCCTGGCCACCCCCCGTCGACTGTCCCTGGAGGACGCGCCATGACCGCTGTCACCGCCGAGGCCGTCGGGCGGGCGATCACCGCCGGCGCCGAGGCGCTGCTGCGCCGCCGACGCCCCGACGGCGTCTTCGGCGACGACCCGCCGGCCTCGGTGCTGGGCACCGCCGGCGCGGTGGCCGCGCTGCACGCCGCCGACCCGGTGGGCAGCGCCGACCTCGTCGACGCCGGCACCGGCTGGCTGCGCCGGCAGCAGCACGACGACGGCGGCTGGGGCGGCGTGGTCGGCGCGGAGAGCGAGGTGGTGCCGACCGCGGTCGCGGTCGCGGCGCTGGCGCTGAGCGACCCGGCGGCCAGCGCCGAGGCGATCGCCGCCGGCCGGGCCCGGCTGGCCGCCCTGGGCGGCGTCGACGCGGTCACCGACCGGGCCATCTCGCTGCTCTGCCGCCAACTGCTCACGATGGCCGGGATGACCGCCGAGGCCGGTCCGCTGCGGCGGCTGCCGCTGGAGATCGTGCTGTTCGACCGGGTCCGTCGCCGGCGGCTGTCGTTCCGCACCGCGCCCTTCGTCGGTCTCGCCCTGATGCAGGCCGACCTGCTGCCCACCGGCCGCCTGCGCCGGGCCACGCTGCGCCGGGCCCGCCCGGTGGCGGTACGCCTGCTGCGCTCCATCTTCGACCACGAGGGCCGCACCGGCGCGTTGAGCGAGGACCCGTGGCCGGCCGCGCTGGTGCTGCTCGGGCTGGCCCGCAGCGGCGAGGCGCCGGACATCGCCGAGGCGGTGGTCGGCTGGCTCCGGCGGGCGGTCCGCCCCGACGGCGCCTGGGACGCCGTGACGAACCTGGACCTGACCCGGTCCGGGTACGCGGTGACCGGCCTGGTCGCTGCGGGGTACGCCGCCGACCCGCGGCTGCGGGCCACCCGGGACGTCTTCCACGCCACCCAGAAGCCCACCGCGTTCGAGGTGCTGGACGTGCCGCCGGGCGGGTGGAGCTACTCCAACGTGGGCGGCTGGCCGGTGACGCTGGAGTCCGCGGAGATCCTGTCGGCGCTCGCCGGCTACCCCGACGCCGCCGCCGACCCGGTGCTGCGTACCGGCCTGGCCTGGCTGGTCGGCCGGCAGGACAGCCGCGGCTCGTGGAGCCTGTGGGTGCGCGACACGCAGCTCGCGAACGACGGCCCCTGCCCGGCCATCACCAGTCAGGCGATCCTCGCGCTGCACGACGCCGGCCACCCGGACGACCACCCGGCGATCGCCCGGGCGGCGGCCTGGCTGCTGACCCGGGCGGCGCCCGACGGCACGTTCGAGAATCTCTGGTACCGCGACCACACCTCCGGCACGGCCGTGGTGGTGGCGGCGCTGTCGCGCGTCGGTCACGCCCGGCACGAGGTGGTGCGGCGTGCGGTCGGATGGCTGCGCGGGACCCAGTTGCCGGACGGGTCGTGGGGTCCGGGCGACGGCACGGCCGGCTCGGTCGAGGAGACGTCGTGGGCCGTCCAGGGCCTGCTCGCCGCCGGCGGTCCCGAGGTCCACGCGGCGGTGGAGCGGGGCGTCGCCTGGCTGGTGGCGGCGGCCGGCCCGGACGGCGGATGGCCGGCGGCCCGGGTCTGCAACTACATCCGCCACCACATGCGCTACCCCAACGCGGTGATCACCCAGGCGGTCGCGCTGCGCGCCCTCGGCGAGTACCGCCGGGCCACCGCCGGGCGGCCGGACGTCGCGCCCGGCGCGGTCGCCCGATGAGCCCCGACGTCGTGGTGGTGGGCGCCGGCGCCGGCGGCCTGGCGAGCGCCCGCGCGCTCGGCGCGCTCGGGCTGCGGGTGCTCGTGCTCGACCGCCAGCGCACCCCCGCGTCGATCGCCAAGGGCGAGATCCTCCAGCCCGAGACCGTCCGCATCCTCGACTCGTGGGGAGTCCTCGACGCCCTGCGCGCCACCGGCGCCCGCCCGGTCGGGCGGCTGGCCATCCGGGACCCGGACGGCGATCCGCTGCTCTGCCTCGACTACGCCGGCCTACCGGGCGCGTACCGGGAGATCCTCTGCGCCGACTACGGCGACCTGCGCGCGGTGCTCGCCGACGGACTGCCCGCCACCGTGGAGGTCCGGTGGGGTCGGCGGGTGACCGGCCTGCTGTCCGGCGACGGCGGGCGGGTGACCGGCGTCGAGGTGTCCGGCGACGGGAGCGACCGGGAGGTCCGCGCGCCGCTGGTGGTCGCCGCCGACGGCATGTCCTCGCCGCTGCGGCGGGCGGCCGGCGTCGCGGTCGAGCGCCGCGAGTACCCGCACGGCCTGGTCGCGTTCGACGTGGCCGACGCCGAGGTGGCCGACGAGGTGACCGCGTACCGGACCGGGCGCGGCCTGTGCCTGGTCTATCCGCTGCCGGGCCGGCGGTGCCGCCTCTACGTCCAGGTGACGGGCGACGAGTTCCGGGGCCGGGCCGACCTGGGCGCGTGGTGCGACCGGCTGCTCGCCGACGTGCCGGCGGTCCGGCCGATCGGCGCCGCGATCCGGGCCAGCCTGCACCGCCGTCAACTCCTCGCGGTCTACCGGCTGCGCACCGACCGCCTGGCCGTGCCCGGCCTGGCGCTCGTCGGCGAGGCGGCGCACGCGGTGCACCCGATGGCGGCGCAGGGCGTGAACAGCTCCCTGGGCGACGCGGAGACGCTCGCGGCCAGCCTGGCGGCCGAGGGCGACGCGCCGGCTCCGGCCGCGGTGGACCGGGCGCTGCGGGCCTTCGAGGCGGCGCGCCGGCCCCGCCTCGACCACGTCGCGACCGTCAGCCACAACGCCTCCCGGATGATCACGAGCGTCTCCGGGCTGCCGAAGCTGCTCGGCGCGCGGATGATGCGCCGCACCGCCGCCAACCCGAGGCTGCTCGGGCTCACCGCCGGCAACCTCTCCGGCACGGACGTCCGGCCGCTCTCCCTCGTCGACCGGCTCTACCAGCTCGGGCTGCTCACCGACCGGCAGGCCCGCGTCCCGTCCCCGCCGGCCCCGTCGAGAAGCGAGCGATCATGACCCCTGCCACCGCCGTCGGGACGCACCCGCCGGTCGACCTGTCGATGAACGAGACGCCGTACCCGCCGCTGCCGGGCGTCCGGCGGATCGTCGCCGACGGCGCCGCGACCCTCCAGCGGTACCCGGACCGCACCTCGTCGGCGCTGGTGGCCGCGCTGTCGGCGCGACTGGAGGTGGGGCCGGAGTCGATCCTGGTCGGCCCCGGCTCGGCCGGGCTGTGCCAGCACCTGGTGCAGTCCCTCGGCCCCCGGCCGGAGGTCGTCCACGCGGCGCTGTCGTTCGAGGGCTACCCGCTGATCGTCCGCAACGCCGGCGCGACCGCGGTGCCGGTGCCGCTGGACGGCTACGACCACGACCTGCCCGCGATGGCGGACGCGGTGACCGACCGGACCCGCTGCGTGCTGCTCTGCCACCCCAACAACCCGACCGGGGCGGCGCTGCGCCGCGCCGAGGTGCGCGCGTTCCTCGACCGGATCCCGGCCGACGTGCCGGTCATCGTGGACGAGGCATACCGGGAGTTCGTCACCGACCCGGACGCGCCGGACGGGATGGAGCTGTACCGGGCGTACGACAACGTCTGCGTGCTGCGCACCTTCTCCAAGGCGTACGGGTTGGCCGCGCTGCGCGTCGGGTACGCCGTGGTGCCGCCCCGGCTGCTCCCGGCGGCGGCGCTGACCGGGGCGGTGTTCTTCCCGAACGCGCTCGCCCAGGCGGCGGCCGTGGCGAGCCTGGCGCCGGAGGTCACGCCGGAGCTGACCCGGCGGTGCGCGGACCTGGTGGCGGCGCGCGCCGGCCTGACCGACGCGTTGCGGGGCCTGGGGCTCACCGTGGCGCCCAGCGAGGCCAACTTCGTGTGGCTGCCGCTGGGGGAGCGGGCGGTGCCGTTCGCCGACCGGGCCCGGGCGGCCGGCATCCTGGTGATGGCGCTGCCCGGCGCCGGTGTCCGGATCACGGTCGGCTCGGACGAGGCGAACGACCGGCTCTGCGCGTTCGTCCGGGCGGCGCTCGACGAGGGCTTCTGAGTCAGCGCGGAGACCGCGCGTCGCCGGCCGACCGCCGCGCCGTGAGGCGGGCGCGTGCCCAGCGCAGGGACGGACAGCCGTCCGTCCGGTCGTGGCACCGATGGCAGTAACCCAAGATCCAATGCCGCCGGATGATCAGCTTAGCCAGCTCCGGCACCCACTCCGACCGGGGTGTTTCTCTCTCGATCATGCTGTCTCCCGAGACATGCAGATCCGGGCACCGAACCCCGTTCAGGTACCCGGACCGCTCACCGGACGTGCCCCACCAGCCTCCCTTGCAACGTGTACACCGTCAAGGTTGGAAGTGGCAACGTGTACGCCAATCACGTGCATACGGTCACGGCGTGAGGCTTGTGGCGCTCTCCGATATCGCGGACATGCTCGGTGGCGTGTCGCGCACGCGGGCGACCGAGATCACGAACCGGTCCACCTTCCCGGACCCCATCGACACGGTGGCGAGTGGCAAGGTCCGGGTGTGGGACCGCGCCGACGTCGAAGCCTGGATCAGGCGGTACCGGCCGAACCAGCCCCGTGGCGGGGACGACGAACAGCCCTGAGGCCACGGACCATCGGATGTTCGGCTCTTGAGGGCATGCCGCCGCGTTGTCACACTTGCTTGCTATGAGTGTCAAGCGGCACGGGCGCCCGCATCAGCCGAGTGACGAGATCGCGGAACGACGTGAGCGACGCGACGTCCGGATCCGCGCGGATCGGGTCGAACTCGCGATGGCGGAGTTGGACGACAAGCCGCCGACCGACGACATCGAGTTCGGGCCCGGCCGCGACACGCGGGTACGGCGCGGAGGACTGCCTGGCCTTGGGCGAGGTCGGTGACCCGCCCCGGCCACTCCGGGTGATCGAAGCGAGCCGGGTGATCGACAGCCGGCGACTTTCGCCAGCAGGCTTTCACCGGAGCAGGTGCGACCGGTGATCCCGCGTGCGGAGGGAGCGGCAGTCGAGCCCCGGGCAGACCGGTGAGAATGGCCCGATGGAGATTCGTTTCGACTTCGGCGGCGAGCGCGGGCGCGTGATGGTGGAGGTCGTGCCGAACGCCGACCCGGTGGCCCTCGGAAAGACCGAACGCGAACGGGGCATGCCGGTGTGTACGGCATCCGTCGAGTTCAGCGCCGGCCTGGGGTTATGAGCAGGATGCCGAGGACCGGCTGCACCTGTCGCAGGCACGGTTGCTGCGCCCGGCCGACTGGGACGGCCACCGCGCTTACCTGGCCGGGCGGTATCCGACGTGGACGTTCAGCGACGGGAGCCCGCTCCTCGGCCAAACCTGACGAGCGTGCCGGCCGGGTGCAAGCGGCTCGGGGAGCGCGGACCATCGCGCAAACGGCTCGACCGCCGCCCGGCCGGCGCCTAGGGTCGACCTGTGCCACCGGTCCCGCTCGGCCTCGACAGCACGCTCATCCGCCGTGCCCGATCGTCGCGGCACCCGGCCACCCACTGTGCCGCCCCGCCGATTGCGACGGTCGAGGGCCGGCCGGTCGCGGGCGAGATTCCGCCGTCCGGGAGCTGAGGTGGCGACGACGCATGCCGTGGCCGTGGCCCGGTCGGTCGCGTCGTCGCTCGACCTGCCGAGCCGGAACGCGATCATCCTGCACGAATCGAACCGGATCACGCTGCGCCTGCTGCCGTGCGACGTGCTGGCCCGGGTGTCACCGGTGACGGACCACGACGCCGCCCGTTTCGAGCTGGAGATCGCGCGACGACTGGCCGGCGGGGAAAGTCCGGTGGCGGTGCTCGACCCGCGCGTGCCGCCACGCGTCTACGAGCACGAGGGGTACGTGGTCACGCTATGGCGCTACTACGAGCCGTCGACCCGCACGATCTCGCCGGCGGACTACGCCGCGACGCTCGTCCGGCTGCACGCCGGACTGCGCGACCTGGACCTTCCGGCGCCGCACTTCACGGACCGGGTCGAGCGGGCACAGCGGTTGGTGGCCGACCGGGACCGCACGCCCGACCTCGTCGACGCGGACCGTGAGCTTCTCGACTCCACCCTGCGGACGCTTCGCCACGCCGTCACCGAACGCGCCCGTGCCGAGCAGATCCTGCACGGCGAGCCACACCCGGGCAACCTGCTGTCGACGAGGACGGGGCCGTTGTTCACCGATCTGGAGACCTGCTGCCGGGGGCCGGTCGAGTTCGATCTCGCCCACGCGCCCGAGGAGGTGGCCGGGCACTATCCGGGGGTCGACCACGACCTGTTGCGCGCATGCCGGACGCTCACGCTGGCAGTGGCCACCACGTGGCGCTGGGATCGTGACGACCGGCTCCCGGACGGACGCCGGTTGGCCGCCGAGTGGCTCGGACGGATCCGGGGGCACGACTGAATCCTCGGCCGGCAGGAAGCCGTCCCACGGGTGTGCGTCGGACCGGGTGTCCGGTGACCGGCCGCGCACATCGCCCTCCGCGGGCCCCGCCGTCGGTCACGGTTGGTCGGTCGCGGTCGCCACCAGGCACAGGTAGCGCAGGTCCGGGTCGTAGTCGGCGGCCACCGCCACACGGGGCCGCTCCGGGCCGTCGACGAGCCGGTCCAGCAACGCCCACCACACGCCAGTGGACGGTTGCCCCGGCGGCACCACCGTCACCGGGCTCCCGCCCGCCGCGACCCCGGCGAGATCTGGCCCGAGTACCACCGAGACGTCCGCGCGCCCGGCGTCCAGCGCGCGCAACTCGGCCGCCGCCAGGGCGGCCACGTCGTCCGGCCCGACGTCCGCGTGCTGCCGGACCGAGGTCACCCGCGCGCTGTCGTCGGCCGGGCCGTCGCCGAGCAGCAGCGCCACCGCCCGGTGCCGGTCCGCCACGGCAACCCCCGGGTCGTACGGCAGCACGGACTGCTCGACGACGAGGAGCAGGGTCCGGCGGTACGCGTGGGCACCGGCGATCCGCAGCCCGGTGAACGCCGCCGCCGACCCCTGGTCGCAGAGCGCGAAGGACATCGGCGTGCCGGGGCAGACGTGACTGAGGTAGGCCGCGGTGGCCCGGCCGGGCAGCGCGTCGTGCACGGCGAACGCCAGCACCAGCAGGTCGACCGGCTCGTCCTCGGGCACGAGCGCCCCGATCAGCTCGGCGGCCATCTCCCCGTAGGACTGGCCCCGCGCTGCCGCGTCGACCCGTAGGCCGTACGGGCGCACCAGGTCGGTCAGGTACTCGCCGGCACGTTCGCGCAGCACGGGATCCTCGAGCAGTGCCGCCGGGCCGGTGAACTCCCGGCGCGCGGCCCGGATCAGGTGCAGGTCGGTGCCCATGACGCTCCCCGGTCAGTGCTCGAACACCATGGCGGCGAAGGTGGCCCCGTCCCCGGCGCCGACGGCCGCCACGAGGTACCGGTCGCCCGGCCGCAGCAGGTCGCGTTCCCGCGCGGTGCGGTAGTTGACGAACGCGTCCGCGCAGAACACGTGCCCGGCGCCGGTGACGTTGTCCAGCAGCACCCGGTCCAGCGGGAAACCGATCAGCTTGACCAGCCGCTTCCAGGTCATCAGGTTGACGTTGTGCGGCAGGATCAGCCGCAGGTCGGCGAGCGTCGTGCCGGCCCGTGCCAGGGCCCGACCGATCACCTCGGCCAGCGCCGGCCGGTACTCGCGCTGGAACCGGGCCGGGGACGCGCCGCCGGCCACGTCGAACTCGCCCCGCTGCGCGCTGGCGTAGGCGAGCAGCCGGTCCCGCCGGCCGTGCGCGCTGACCAGGCACGCGGACGCGCCCTCGCTGAACACCGACGTCTCCGGGATGAACTGGGCGTCGCGGGTGAACGCCTTCTCCCCGGTGAGGACCAGCGCGAGCGGCTCGTCGCCCGGCGGGTGCGGCTCGGCGGCCAGCAGCCGGCCGGCCACCTCGACCGCCGCCAACGCGCTCGCGCAGGACTGCTGCGTCAGCGTGAACGCCAGGGCGTGTCCCAGGCCGAGCGCCCGGCAGACGTCGTGCAGCGGATTGACCGGGTACGGCGCCACCACCGGGAAGGCCCGGCCGTGGACCACGAACCG is a window from the Micromonospora sp. DSM 45708 genome containing:
- a CDS encoding aminotransferase class I/II-fold pyridoxal phosphate-dependent enzyme, translated to MTPATAVGTHPPVDLSMNETPYPPLPGVRRIVADGAATLQRYPDRTSSALVAALSARLEVGPESILVGPGSAGLCQHLVQSLGPRPEVVHAALSFEGYPLIVRNAGATAVPVPLDGYDHDLPAMADAVTDRTRCVLLCHPNNPTGAALRRAEVRAFLDRIPADVPVIVDEAYREFVTDPDAPDGMELYRAYDNVCVLRTFSKAYGLAALRVGYAVVPPRLLPAAALTGAVFFPNALAQAAAVASLAPEVTPELTRRCADLVAARAGLTDALRGLGLTVAPSEANFVWLPLGERAVPFADRARAAGILVMALPGAGVRITVGSDEANDRLCAFVRAALDEGF
- a CDS encoding prenyltransferase/squalene oxidase repeat-containing protein produces the protein MTAVTAEAVGRAITAGAEALLRRRRPDGVFGDDPPASVLGTAGAVAALHAADPVGSADLVDAGTGWLRRQQHDDGGWGGVVGAESEVVPTAVAVAALALSDPAASAEAIAAGRARLAALGGVDAVTDRAISLLCRQLLTMAGMTAEAGPLRRLPLEIVLFDRVRRRRLSFRTAPFVGLALMQADLLPTGRLRRATLRRARPVAVRLLRSIFDHEGRTGALSEDPWPAALVLLGLARSGEAPDIAEAVVGWLRRAVRPDGAWDAVTNLDLTRSGYAVTGLVAAGYAADPRLRATRDVFHATQKPTAFEVLDVPPGGWSYSNVGGWPVTLESAEILSALAGYPDAAADPVLRTGLAWLVGRQDSRGSWSLWVRDTQLANDGPCPAITSQAILALHDAGHPDDHPAIARAAAWLLTRAAPDGTFENLWYRDHTSGTAVVVAALSRVGHARHEVVRRAVGWLRGTQLPDGSWGPGDGTAGSVEETSWAVQGLLAAGGPEVHAAVERGVAWLVAAAGPDGGWPAARVCNYIRHHMRYPNAVITQAVALRALGEYRRATAGRPDVAPGAVAR
- a CDS encoding helix-turn-helix transcriptional regulator — its product is MRLVALSDIADMLGGVSRTRATEITNRSTFPDPIDTVASGKVRVWDRADVEAWIRRYRPNQPRGGDDEQP
- a CDS encoding 2-hydroxy-acid oxidase encodes the protein MGTDLHLIRAARREFTGPAALLEDPVLRERAGEYLTDLVRPYGLRVDAAARGQSYGEMAAELIGALVPEDEPVDLLVLAFAVHDALPGRATAAYLSHVCPGTPMSFALCDQGSAAAFTGLRIAGAHAYRRTLLLVVEQSVLPYDPGVAVADRHRAVALLLGDGPADDSARVTSVRQHADVGPDDVAALAAAELRALDAGRADVSVVLGPDLAGVAAGGSPVTVVPPGQPSTGVWWALLDRLVDGPERPRVAVAADYDPDLRYLCLVATATDQP
- a CDS encoding polyprenyl synthetase family protein, whose protein sequence is MTVAGFTRYPPFIDDLARSESGRLLHAELSRRWPETTEQPAAIARYALLPPGKLLRPMMTLHAAEAVGGSPRDVLAAALGTEYLHVATLVHDDIIDADTMRRGRPAVAVAFGIPNAIVAGDHLIFQAFQAIVDGGGGVPPGHVVAAVAALAEAGQDLCRGQAIEAQLVGDLDAGARWYPEMIRLKTGSLFRAVCHIGALLGGAEPDVASALARYGEHLGTAFQIRDDLLSYVATPEQTGKPATSDLNNGRPTLPLLLAYDAATDEARVELMAVLHRRGAGPGDVEWVTALLRDVDAVEGARRRMVEHAERARAELGVLAPSASADVLAGIARWMTSEMA
- a CDS encoding UbiA family prenyltransferase, translating into MRAARALRAHVETWRPYTLWYVGLVGLGGAAVVDGPHHPWRLLSAWAAPTAGWLGGHYLGDWFDRELDAGSKPHRPIPSSRLGARTALACGFACFAVLAVLAVAGGWGTTTAALLAGCGIVAYSRWFKARGFAGNLVRGGLGAVALLYGALAVGLPADPSPVLPVLLALTVAFWSHDAMSNLVGALRDIDGDRAGGYETLPVRHGVPYAVRTVLALSAVTLTAAVTAGLLADRSGRPAYLVTLLVVGVVGVAALTPLLPHRTGMPVVVALRAHSVLVVERVVLASAVVGLGLGVAVQLVLALPMVALTWWAQRGMRARHELGPAPADLALATPRRLSLEDAP
- a CDS encoding 3-oxoacyl-[acyl-carrier-protein] synthase III C-terminal domain-containing protein, coding for MTAIDAVSVFLPTRRVPVESLAAPLGLTEMQIRLFRRFHGLTEVRRDPDLSLADLLRQAIGGLTALRGAEHRVRFVVHGRAFPVVAPYPVNPLHDVCRALGLGHALAFTLTQQSCASALAAVEVAGRLLAAEPHPPGDEPLALVLTGEKAFTRDAQFIPETSVFSEGASACLVSAHGRRDRLLAYASAQRGEFDVAGGASPARFQREYRPALAEVIGRALARAGTTLADLRLILPHNVNLMTWKRLVKLIGFPLDRVLLDNVTGAGHVFCADAFVNYRTARERDLLRPGDRYLVAAVGAGDGATFAAMVFEH
- a CDS encoding aminoglycoside phosphotransferase family protein produces the protein MATTHAVAVARSVASSLDLPSRNAIILHESNRITLRLLPCDVLARVSPVTDHDAARFELEIARRLAGGESPVAVLDPRVPPRVYEHEGYVVTLWRYYEPSTRTISPADYAATLVRLHAGLRDLDLPAPHFTDRVERAQRLVADRDRTPDLVDADRELLDSTLRTLRHAVTERARAEQILHGEPHPGNLLSTRTGPLFTDLETCCRGPVEFDLAHAPEEVAGHYPGVDHDLLRACRTLTLAVATTWRWDRDDRLPDGRRLAAEWLGRIRGHD
- a CDS encoding FAD-dependent oxidoreductase, producing MSPDVVVVGAGAGGLASARALGALGLRVLVLDRQRTPASIAKGEILQPETVRILDSWGVLDALRATGARPVGRLAIRDPDGDPLLCLDYAGLPGAYREILCADYGDLRAVLADGLPATVEVRWGRRVTGLLSGDGGRVTGVEVSGDGSDREVRAPLVVAADGMSSPLRRAAGVAVERREYPHGLVAFDVADAEVADEVTAYRTGRGLCLVYPLPGRRCRLYVQVTGDEFRGRADLGAWCDRLLADVPAVRPIGAAIRASLHRRQLLAVYRLRTDRLAVPGLALVGEAAHAVHPMAAQGVNSSLGDAETLAASLAAEGDAPAPAAVDRALRAFEAARRPRLDHVATVSHNASRMITSVSGLPKLLGARMMRRTAANPRLLGLTAGNLSGTDVRPLSLVDRLYQLGLLTDRQARVPSPPAPSRSERS